The genomic DNA TTGCGCTCCAGGGTGGAGGGGGATACCCAAAGCTTGACCAGTGCCAGGATAGTCGATCGCAGCGGCGCGAGGGTTAAGAGTCACAAGGTCATTGCGATATTCAAATAGAATACGGGTAATCTCTTTGATTAAATCTTCATCCACATAGCGATTGGTGATTAAGAGGGAGCGCACCCCCACAGTAGCCAAGTCATTAGGGGGTGTAGGAGGAGCAGCACTATAGGTACCCTTGGGAATTACAGCAGGTTCAGTTTCGGGGTAAAAAATCTGAATAGCAGAGGCTTGGTCAATGGGGACTAACTGTCCACGACTTTGTTTGAGCAGACTGCGCATATCCAAATTGCCGGAGCCAACCACCCGAAACAGGGCATCGACTTTCCCCTGGATAAAGGCTTGGTTAGCCTCTTTGCCCGGCAGATGCAGTGCCTTGATTTCCTTCAAATCAATATCATAGTGGCGCAAAAGCTCAAGAAAGCCGTTGTATGCACCACTACCTACGGGGGGAGTAACTATTCGTTTGCCACGAATGTCGCTAAATTCCCCAATCTTGACCCCAGGGCGTACCACAAGATGGAAAGTCTCTACATACATAGAGGCGATCGAGCGGATGTTGGGTTTAGTATCTGTGTCGTTTTGCACGAAGGCTAGGTCTGCTTTCCCCTCATTCACCAGGGATATGTTTTCTGTCGCTCCTTTAGTTTCCAGGACTTTGACTCTGATACGGGTGGCGTAACGGGGAATGACAGTAGCCAAAGCTTTTCCCATCGCGTAATACTCTCCCTGAGGACTACCTGTGGCAATCACTAACTCCACAGTCTTAAACCGATCGTAAGCAATCTTCACCCCGATTCCCCCTGCTATTGTTAGGCAACCAGCAACAAGGGCAACAAAGTAACGCTTGTCCATCCGCGGCTCCCCCTGGATAATAAAAAGCAGCTAAGCTGCTAAGGTGATTGTACTACTTTTGTCGTGGAGAATTCTAGCTACGGACTCTTCAGGAGTGTCAGGAGTCGAATTAGTATAGCAAAATAAAAAAAAACAAGAGCACTGTTACCCACCTATTAGTACTAGTTACTCTGGAGTTTTATTGGTTTATCTTTAGTGACTTATCTCCTTATGACAATATGAGTGACGAAAAACTAAACCCTCTAACTTGTATCGGTACCTAATAGGAATTAGTCCTAAATTTGTCCAGAATCCCCCCAGGACTACAACCTCCGTGCCTGGAGCAAAGCCATCTATCCCCTAGTTGGAAGTAGTTTTGCTTGCCTCAGCACTATCTAGCTTGCCCGACTTATTTATCTTGTCTAGCCCTAAAACTAAAATGATGTTACTACAGGAGAGAAAAAACTCTGCCCCCCCATGTAACCAATCTACATTTGCCAAATTAGTGTGGTAATGGCTCTGGGCATAAATAGCAGCAGGAATACTAATGGCCACAAACAGAAGAGTGCCGTAAAAACCCGCCAGAGCTAACTTGGGTAATGCCCCCGATCGGGTGATGAACCACAGAAAAACTAAGTAGGGAAAAAGTGAGGCACTAAACAATAGCTCCTTCATTTGTCGATTTCTTCTTTCATTTTTTCTAGGGCTTTGGTCATCTGGTCGAACATCTGTTGCGTGGTGACTCCAAAGCGAGAAAGATACACCTCTAGTTGTTTGAGTGCCATCTTGGCCATGAAATCATCAGATAGTTCAAACCGCTTGAGGAAGATGCGAAACCGATCGGTCATCTCTTCCATCTTTTCGATGTAGATTTTTTTCCCTTCCCGATCGAATTTGCCGTAGTTTGACCCCAAAGTCATCAGAGCCTCATAATCTTGCCAAAGGCGGCGAGCCTCATCCTGGACAACTTCCGACTCAAAGAAGGTCATACTTTTTGCCTCAACGCTAGTAATCTTATCCTACTCAAGCTACTCCATTTGCTGTTATTCGGATTTCCGAAAGACAATTGCTGTGTTCTGTCCGCCAAAACCAAAACTGAGATTGAGGGCGATGGTGGCGCTGATAGGTTGGGCTTGGGTTGGCAAGTTGAGGTCATACTCTGGGGTCAATAACCCGACTGCAGGAAAGACTTTTTGTTCCCGTAACATCAACACACATAGCACTGCTTCAATCAAGGCGGATGCCCCTAAAGCATGCCCGATCGCCCCTTTGCTGGGACAAATCCAGGGTCTATGGGGAAACAAACGGGTCAAAACCTTGGCTTCCCAACGATCGTTGTAAATTGTCCCTGTGGCGTGGGGGGAAATCACATCCACATCTTTAGCCGTAATACCACTTCTTCCTAGGGCTTGCTCAATTGCTTTCTCCACTGCCTCCCCTGTGGGGTCAGGACTACTGACATGATAGGCATCATTGGTACAACCCCACCCCAGTATTTCTATGCCGCTGCCTGCCTCTGCTACTACCAAAGCTGCTGCTCCCTCCGCCAACACCATACCCCTACGTTCTTTGCTAAAGGGATGGCACTGATCCGCTAACACTCCCATCTGCCGCAAGCCCCCCAGACTTAAAGGAGTAAGACAGCGATCGGCACAGGCGACTACCACCGTACTGCAGGACTCCAATAGCTCCAACCCCCTAACTATTGCCCAATTCCCCGTCGCACAGGCACAGGCAAGACCGATCGTGGCTCCCCCCACTCCCAAATATTGGGCTGTTACCTGGGATAGATGGGCTGGTAATACCCACCTACCTGCTTCTAATGCCTCTTGATAGTGACGACTAGACCCCACTACCACCCCACAATCTGGCGGCAAGTCTATCCCCTGGACTGCTTGGGCTACTGCCCCCAAAAGCAGCGCCTCTAAACTGGGGTAACCTGCCACTTTACCCTGCCCCGATCGGATAGCTGATTCTCCTCCCAAGAGCCGCGACCAGGTAGTGCGAGTGTCCCCTAGCGCAGTAATACAGGCAAAACCCTTTACCCATGCCATTAGGGCAGCTTAAGGTTTTCTATCCCCTGGGTCACTCTGGCAGACTCGATTTTGTCCCCCACTTTAATTTGATCTACATACTCCATGCCCGATTTGACATAGCCAAACACAGCGTACTGCCCGTCGAGGAAGTTGATGTCTGCCAGAGCAATATAAAACTGGGAGGAAGCGGAATCGGGAGTAGGGGTACGTGCCATCGCCACCGCTCCCCTGGAATGTTTGAGTTTGGGTTTGACCCCTGGCTGCAAGACACGGCTATAGGTCGGTTCCCTATCGCCCTCCGCCCAAATTTCTAAAGGAATGTAACGAACTCGCCCCGTCTTGGGATCAACGTAGCTACCTGTACCCGTACCCTGGGGGTCACCACCCTGGGCAACAAAGGGGCTGGGGTCTTTCACTACGCGATGGAAAGTCAAGCCATTGTAGAAACCCTTATTGACTAGGTCAACAAAGTTACCTGCCGTAATGGGCGCATTATTGCCATCAATTTCCATGACCACAGTACCATAGGGCAATTTCATTTCCACTGTAGCCTTACCTTGTAGTTGGGGTAGATTCAATTTCTTTGCCTCACTAATAGTGCTACTACTCATAGGTTGCTCCTGCCCCCCTGGTGGGACATTCTTGGCATCTGAGTTATCAACGATCGTACAAGCCGCCGTCAACAGTAAACAGACCACCAACAAACATCTGGCTAACCAAAGGAACATAGTGTTTTTTTTCCCGCCATGAGCATCCCTATTTTAAGGGATCGGGGGATTTTCTAAAAAGCTCAGTAAATTTTGTTCCTGGAAAGACTCTGCCAACGCTTGGACTTGCCGCACAAATTCACTGTAACAGCTGTCTTCCTCTGCCAACTGCTTAACCCGTTTGACTACTTTTTTGAACGCCCCCTTGCGGGTTAATTCCTTCAGTTCATTGACTATCTCTACTCTGGGGAAAACCACAGACTTACCGTTTGTTTCAGTTTTAGCTACCCCAGACTCTGCGGATTGACCCTCAATCCATTCTAACTGTAATACTTGTTGCACCTTGCTGAACAAATCATCGGCCTGTACAGGTTTAGCTACAAAACCATTACAGCCAATTTGCATACATTTATCTTGGTCTGAGCGAAACACACTAGCAGAAGAAGCAATGATTTTTGTATCCTGGAGCAGGGGATTTTGCCGCAGCCGCCTGACCATTTCAAACCCATCCATGTTAGGCATGACCAGGTCAGTAATAATCAAATCAGGTCTCTCCTTTTCTGCCACTTGGATGCCCTCTACGCCATCGCTAGCCATTATTAAATTAAAGCCCAAAGGCAACAGCATGCCCGCCACCACTTCGCGGTTATCCTCCCGATCGTCTACAATCAAAATCTTTCTCCTTTTACCCTTGTAACCAACAATAGACTGATGTATCTCTGTTTGTTGGGGCACTACATCCTTAGCAACAGGCAAGGTGATGGTAAACCAAAACTTACTGCCCACACCATAGACGCTTTCTACCTTAATTTCTCCCCCCATCATCTGCACCAAACGTTGGGAGATTGACAGACCCAAACCCGTTCCCTCCGCCTTGCGATTGCTGTCACCCACCTGTTGAAAGGCTTGGAATAATTGACTCATCTGTTCGGGCGTCATGCCTATACCTGTATCGCTAACCGTAAAAGTTAAATTTGTCTCCTGCCCCTGAGAACTACTACACTCCACGACAAAAGTGACACAACCCTCATCAGTAAACTTGATAGCATTGCCCAACAGATTCAACAACACTTGGCGCAGCCGTTTTTCATCAACAACAATACCCTCAGGCAATTCGGGGCTAAAGGAATGAATAAAAGCAATGCCCTTCTGCTCTGCCCGCACAGAGGCTATTTCAATTACTCCTTTCAAAAATGAAGGGAGGTGGACAGGATGGGGGTGCAGTTCCATCTTGCGTGCTTCAATCTTGGAGAGATCAAGAATGTCGTTAATTAGTGTCAGCAAGTGATTCCCAGAATTGTAGATAGTTTGAATTCCCTTCTTAACATTTTCAGGCAGTTCATAGCGCTGTAGAATCTGGGCATAACCGAGAATACCATTGAGGGGAGTTCTTAGTTCATGACTCATATTCGCTAAAAATTCACTCTTAGCCCGATTAGCCCGATCGGCACTTTCTTTGGCTTTTGCTAACTCTTCTGCTGTCTTAATTCTCTCCGCGGCTTGAATAGATAGGGTAATCAGGTCAGACACCGATCGGATAAAACTCTGTTCCTCCTGCAGCCAGATGTGCTGGCGTAAATTTTCCACCGTCAATACCCCGATCGTTCTGCCATCCATGCGAATTTTGGTATCAAAACTGGCAATTACAGCCTCATCTTTGAGGGGAGTGCCAATTACTTCCATAAATTCCGCTCGCCAGTAAATATCCTCTGCCATGACTACGCCATCGCGGTCAATTTGCTCCCAGTAGTTTTGTATATCTCTGAGCGCTATAGTCTTACCCTGGGTATGGGGACAATCCTCCGCCTGCTGGGAGTATAAATCACGGCAAACTAACTGCTCGCCTGTTTCATCTAGTAACCAAATAGCTGCCCGATCGACACCCAATGCCATGGCTAAGGTTTCAGTAAAAATCTCAAAGGCAGTGGGCAAATCTCCATTCATGGTACGGGGGTCACGATTGAGACTTTTGAGATAGTAATTCTGACGATACAGTATGGCATCCCGCTGTTCCAAAGCTGCCCGCGATCGTTCCTGTTCCAGCTGAAAGCGCTTTTGTTCCGTAATGTCATTGACAATAGCAATTAAATAAACATCACTGCCAAAATCCGTCATTTCAATTGCTACTACAGCTGTTCTTTTTTCCCCCTGGCGATTCCAATAGTCAAACTCAAAGTTTCGTACCCGCCCCTGTTCTATTAATTCCTGGGAAATACCACGAAAAGTATCCGCCGTAAAAATTTTCATTCTTGCTATCTTACGATTAATGACCTCCTCAGGGCGGTAACCAGTCAAATTACAAAATGCCTCATTTACCTCAGCAAAAGTTGTCTCAGGTAGTTTGACAATAATGATTGGATTGGGACTAGCAGTAAAGGCAGCGGCAAATTTCTCCTCCGATCGTTTGAGTTCCCTAGTGCGCTCCTGTACTTTGAGGTCTAGGTTTCGCTTCGCCGCCTCCAATTCCCGAATTAAATTGGTTAAGTCATCTGCCATAGTGTTAAAAGATTGGGACAGTTGTTCAAATTCAGCAATACCCTTAATGTTTAATTTCTCCTTAATGTTTCCCCGCGCTAAGACTTGTACTGCCTCATTTAACTCCTTAATTGGCTTAGTAAATAGTTCGGAGGTAAACAAAGCTAGGATAAGAGTACCACCAGTAGCAACCCATAGCCACATCAAGTTGTCTTGACTATTTTGCCGTACCAGGGACATAACATCTGCCTCTGGCGTAACAACCAAAATGAACCACTCCAAGCCAGGATAATGCTTGTCAATATATCTAGTGATCTGCAGATCATAGGCATATTTATCCACCCTAAACCGCAAATCAGACCGCTCGGTTATTTGGGATAAATCTTGGTACAAACTAAACAAATACTCACCCAAGGCTCTAGTAAATTTATCGGGGCTATCAGTAATCTTGAGGCGACGAGTAATTCTCTTTTCCGTAACACTAACTGGTGTTAGCTGCGATGAACCTACTAGCATCCCATCCCGTTCTAGCAAAATTATTTCTGTATTGGCTGTGGGGCGTGCTTTTTGCAGAGATTTACCGATTTGGGTGAGGGTTAAATCAGTGCCAAATACCCCTACTAACTCACCTTTGCGGTTGTACAGCGGATGACTCGCAGAAATCGAAATTACTTCACTATCTATCCAACTGTAAATAGAAGTCCACAAAGGCTTACCAGCTTTGACGGCATCCTTGTACCAAGCTTCTTTCTCTAGAGTCAGATTGGGGTCTGCTTTGGTAATTTTTAGGTCTGTGCGATTCCCTTGGTTATCTAAACTATAAATATAGTTGTCAATATTGCCGTACTTTTTGCGTGAAACTTCCC from Pseudanabaenaceae cyanobacterium SKYG29 includes the following:
- a CDS encoding TAXI family TRAP transporter solute-binding subunit, giving the protein MDKRYFVALVAGCLTIAGGIGVKIAYDRFKTVELVIATGSPQGEYYAMGKALATVIPRYATRIRVKVLETKGATENISLVNEGKADLAFVQNDTDTKPNIRSIASMYVETFHLVVRPGVKIGEFSDIRGKRIVTPPVGSGAYNGFLELLRHYDIDLKEIKALHLPGKEANQAFIQGKVDALFRVVGSGNLDMRSLLKQSRGQLVPIDQASAIQIFYPETEPAVIPKGTYSAAPPTPPNDLATVGVRSLLITNRYVDEDLIKEITRILFEYRNDLVTLNPRAAAIDYPGTGQALGIPLHPGAQSYYNRNKPSFLQENAEPIALLITLATIMFSFFAQIRAQIAEKQKNRADLYNLELVQITEELDRAETLDELEKGRQRLLSIFRAVIEDLDKDRLSPESYHLFVFPWEVAINTLRHREALLIRRTTPPSGFGQLQQK
- a CDS encoding DUF3593 domain-containing protein, producing MKELLFSASLFPYLVFLWFITRSGALPKLALAGFYGTLLFVAISIPAAIYAQSHYHTNLANVDWLHGGAEFFLSCSNIILVLGLDKINKSGKLDSAEASKTTSN
- a CDS encoding DUF1825 family protein; this encodes MTFFESEVVQDEARRLWQDYEALMTLGSNYGKFDREGKKIYIEKMEEMTDRFRIFLKRFELSDDFMAKMALKQLEVYLSRFGVTTQQMFDQMTKALEKMKEEIDK
- a CDS encoding beta-ketoacyl-ACP reductase, translated to MAWVKGFACITALGDTRTTWSRLLGGESAIRSGQGKVAGYPSLEALLLGAVAQAVQGIDLPPDCGVVVGSSRHYQEALEAGRWVLPAHLSQVTAQYLGVGGATIGLACACATGNWAIVRGLELLESCSTVVVACADRCLTPLSLGGLRQMGVLADQCHPFSKERRGMVLAEGAAALVVAEAGSGIEILGWGCTNDAYHVSSPDPTGEAVEKAIEQALGRSGITAKDVDVISPHATGTIYNDRWEAKVLTRLFPHRPWICPSKGAIGHALGASALIEAVLCVLMLREQKVFPAVGLLTPEYDLNLPTQAQPISATIALNLSFGFGGQNTAIVFRKSE
- a CDS encoding peptidylprolyl isomerase, which gives rise to MFLWLARCLLVVCLLLTAACTIVDNSDAKNVPPGGQEQPMSSSTISEAKKLNLPQLQGKATVEMKLPYGTVVMEIDGNNAPITAGNFVDLVNKGFYNGLTFHRVVKDPSPFVAQGGDPQGTGTGSYVDPKTGRVRYIPLEIWAEGDREPTYSRVLQPGVKPKLKHSRGAVAMARTPTPDSASSQFYIALADINFLDGQYAVFGYVKSGMEYVDQIKVGDKIESARVTQGIENLKLP
- a CDS encoding ATP-binding protein, translating into MASRKGYPLRAVLALAFFAQTILISGLVAAGSWWRERQSLVRVSQKLRQDATKSVEAFLEKYLAAPYLVNNINVKAWELGIIDFQPEKFEQVSRFFWEQMQIYDVGFINFGSQNDLRYIGVERQDDDKFLVWEVSRKKYGNIDNYIYSLDNQGNRTDLKITKADPNLTLEKEAWYKDAVKAGKPLWTSIYSWIDSEVISISASHPLYNRKGELVGVFGTDLTLTQIGKSLQKARPTANTEIILLERDGMLVGSSQLTPVSVTEKRITRRLKITDSPDKFTRALGEYLFSLYQDLSQITERSDLRFRVDKYAYDLQITRYIDKHYPGLEWFILVVTPEADVMSLVRQNSQDNLMWLWVATGGTLILALFTSELFTKPIKELNEAVQVLARGNIKEKLNIKGIAEFEQLSQSFNTMADDLTNLIRELEAAKRNLDLKVQERTRELKRSEEKFAAAFTASPNPIIIVKLPETTFAEVNEAFCNLTGYRPEEVINRKIARMKIFTADTFRGISQELIEQGRVRNFEFDYWNRQGEKRTAVVAIEMTDFGSDVYLIAIVNDITEQKRFQLEQERSRAALEQRDAILYRQNYYLKSLNRDPRTMNGDLPTAFEIFTETLAMALGVDRAAIWLLDETGEQLVCRDLYSQQAEDCPHTQGKTIALRDIQNYWEQIDRDGVVMAEDIYWRAEFMEVIGTPLKDEAVIASFDTKIRMDGRTIGVLTVENLRQHIWLQEEQSFIRSVSDLITLSIQAAERIKTAEELAKAKESADRANRAKSEFLANMSHELRTPLNGILGYAQILQRYELPENVKKGIQTIYNSGNHLLTLINDILDLSKIEARKMELHPHPVHLPSFLKGVIEIASVRAEQKGIAFIHSFSPELPEGIVVDEKRLRQVLLNLLGNAIKFTDEGCVTFVVECSSSQGQETNLTFTVSDTGIGMTPEQMSQLFQAFQQVGDSNRKAEGTGLGLSISQRLVQMMGGEIKVESVYGVGSKFWFTITLPVAKDVVPQQTEIHQSIVGYKGKRRKILIVDDREDNREVVAGMLLPLGFNLIMASDGVEGIQVAEKERPDLIITDLVMPNMDGFEMVRRLRQNPLLQDTKIIASSASVFRSDQDKCMQIGCNGFVAKPVQADDLFSKVQQVLQLEWIEGQSAESGVAKTETNGKSVVFPRVEIVNELKELTRKGAFKKVVKRVKQLAEEDSCYSEFVRQVQALAESFQEQNLLSFLENPPIP